A single Fusobacterium hominis DNA region contains:
- a CDS encoding HU family DNA-binding protein, with protein sequence MTKKEFVDLYFAKGEFATKVDAEKKAMAFLAVIEEALEKGEEVSFLGFGKFAVTERAARTCKNPQTGKEMKVEAKKVVKFKPGKALSEKVNK encoded by the coding sequence ATGACAAAAAAAGAATTCGTAGATTTATATTTCGCAAAAGGGGAATTTGCTACTAAAGTTGATGCTGAGAAAAAAGCTATGGCTTTTCTTGCTGTTATTGAAGAAGCTTTAGAAAAAGGTGAAGAAGTTTCTTTCCTAGGATTTGGAAAATTTGCTGTAACTGAAAGAGCTGCAAGAACTTGTAAAAATCCTCAAACAGGAAAAGAAATGAAAGTTGAAGCTAAAAAAGTAGTTAAATTCAAACCTGGAAAAGCTTTATCTGAAAAAGTTAATAAATAA
- a CDS encoding serine/threonine protein kinase, with the protein MKKLLNVIFFLIINFTLFSEYNFPYKNPNIATIFGSSTLLTKGIPENIPIWEYTINLPGSKNIPEEFWYNDGFKFSLVPQKKKAPLIFLLAGTGAAHNSTRNKLFQRIFYEAGYNVISISSPMHSNFILNGSKDRMPGIIYNDSMDVYNIMKETYNHVKNKIQATEFYVVGYSLGATEAGMVSYIDENEKYFNFKRIYMVNPAVDAYKSAVKLDNFLNFPPDERAEKIASLLEHILNQIVKETNPHNPAIDMDTIYRLFTQTNMTEKEMQEVIGTAFRLTAIDLNYITDTLTGRKVYHTAPATKFSPMFPAFEKVNFASFEDYVDKIAFPYYKNLYNNNLTLEQLLQKSRLQYINNYLKNSNKIAVVTNADELILDKDDLKYLKNTFGNRIIIYPYGGHCGNMFFSPNIKTMLHFLKEGELKYEE; encoded by the coding sequence ATGAAAAAATTACTTAATGTAATATTTTTTTTGATTATTAATTTTACACTATTTTCCGAGTATAATTTTCCTTATAAAAACCCTAATATTGCTACTATATTTGGAAGTTCTACTCTTCTTACTAAGGGCATACCCGAAAATATACCTATTTGGGAATATACAATTAATCTTCCTGGGTCAAAAAATATTCCAGAAGAATTTTGGTATAATGATGGATTTAAATTTTCTTTAGTACCACAAAAGAAAAAAGCTCCACTAATCTTTTTATTAGCTGGTACTGGAGCTGCTCACAATTCAACTAGAAATAAATTATTTCAACGAATTTTTTATGAGGCTGGCTATAATGTTATTTCTATTTCATCACCTATGCACAGTAACTTTATTTTAAATGGAAGCAAAGATAGAATGCCTGGAATTATTTATAATGATTCAATGGATGTTTATAATATTATGAAAGAGACTTATAATCATGTTAAAAATAAAATACAAGCAACTGAATTTTATGTGGTAGGATATAGTTTAGGAGCTACTGAAGCAGGAATGGTTTCATACATAGATGAAAATGAAAAATATTTTAACTTTAAAAGAATATATATGGTAAATCCTGCTGTAGATGCTTATAAATCAGCTGTTAAGCTAGATAATTTTTTAAATTTTCCACCTGATGAAAGAGCAGAAAAGATTGCATCACTTTTAGAGCATATCTTAAATCAAATAGTTAAAGAAACAAATCCTCATAATCCGGCAATAGATATGGATACTATTTATAGATTATTTACACAAACTAATATGACAGAAAAAGAGATGCAAGAAGTTATTGGAACAGCCTTTAGATTAACAGCTATTGATTTAAATTACATTACAGATACACTAACAGGAAGAAAGGTTTACCATACTGCACCTGCTACAAAATTTTCGCCTATGTTTCCTGCTTTTGAAAAAGTAAATTTTGCAAGTTTTGAAGATTATGTGGATAAGATAGCTTTTCCGTATTATAAAAACTTATATAATAATAATCTTACTCTTGAACAATTACTTCAAAAATCTAGGTTACAATATATAAATAATTACTTAAAAAATTCTAATAAAATTGCAGTTGTTACAAATGCAGATGAACTTATTTTAGATAAAGATGATTTAAAATATCTAAAAAATACATTTGGAAATAGAATAATTATTTATCCTTATGGTGGACATTGTGGAAATATGTTCTTTTCTCCAAATATAAAAACTATGCTACACTTTTTAAAAGAAGGAGAACTAAAATATGAAGAATAA
- a CDS encoding MlaA family lipoprotein, translated as MKNKKILILLFIILSFSCIAKETNIQKEDNEFSYYNVYDPLEPLNKRIYYFNYQFDKYIFIPTTKIYNTITPLILRKGVNNFFHNTKNISTTGNSLAQFKLRKAMKALGRFTMNIAFGFGGIYDAADDFGMPTPYEDFGLTLAHYGVPKGPYLVLPILGPSNLRDTVGLATDWFADRVVYNNIQMQDMNTVEVTILKSINKRDHVPFRYYESGSPFEYEYVRFLYQKYRKLQSEVGNEVF; from the coding sequence ATGAAGAATAAAAAAATATTAATTCTATTATTTATTATTTTATCTTTTTCATGTATAGCTAAAGAAACTAATATACAAAAAGAAGATAACGAATTTTCTTATTATAATGTATATGATCCTTTAGAACCTTTAAACAAAAGAATATATTATTTTAACTACCAATTTGATAAATATATATTTATTCCTACAACAAAAATTTATAACACTATAACTCCTTTAATACTGAGAAAAGGGGTAAATAATTTTTTTCATAATACAAAAAATATATCTACCACAGGAAATTCACTTGCTCAGTTTAAACTAAGAAAAGCTATGAAAGCATTAGGTAGATTTACTATGAATATAGCATTTGGATTTGGAGGAATATATGATGCAGCTGATGACTTTGGTATGCCTACACCATATGAAGACTTTGGACTTACACTAGCTCATTATGGTGTTCCAAAAGGTCCTTATTTAGTCTTACCTATATTGGGACCTAGTAACTTAAGAGATACTGTAGGATTAGCAACTGATTGGTTTGCAGATAGAGTTGTCTATAATAATATTCAAATGCAAGATATGAACACTGTTGAAGTTACAATTTTAAAATCAATCAACAAGAGAGATCACGTACCATTTAGATATTATGAATCAGGATCACCTTTTGAATATGAATATGTTAGATTTTTATATCAAAAATATAGAAAACTTCAAAGTGAAGTAGGAAATGAAGTTTTCTGA
- the pepV gene encoding dipeptidase PepV, with translation MNLQEKVLTYKDDVVKGIQGAIQIKSVMEESKPGMPFGEGPAKALNYFIDLGKKLGFDIVNYDNYAAEIEFGDGNEVLGILGHVDVVPEGEDWLYPPYSGTIVDGKIFGRGTLDDKGPAVICLYAMKAIKDSGIKLNKKVRMILGANEENGSNCMKYYFNTIKRPQPELAFTPDSSFPVTFAEKGIVRIAIKKKYNNMNGVQVQGGNALNSVPQKTHMVLEKDYIENFEEALNKYNSTHEFKIECELKDGKYHLLSLGKAAHGSRPEKGYNSASALFTFLNTVTIKNKDLHDFISFFNKYLGMETNGKSLGVAFHDEESGNLSLNLGKVSIENGNVELAIDMRCPVTISNDKIIENITNTLGNNAEIEILSNSKALHVAKDTFLVSTLMEVYRKNTGDIKSQPVAIGGGTYARQVTNGVAFGALLSSQEDNMHQKNEYLEIDKIDTLLKIYVDAIYELAK, from the coding sequence ATGAATTTACAAGAAAAAGTTTTAACTTACAAAGATGATGTAGTTAAGGGGATACAAGGTGCTATTCAAATTAAAAGTGTTATGGAAGAAAGTAAACCAGGTATGCCATTTGGTGAAGGACCTGCTAAAGCTCTTAATTACTTTATAGATCTTGGTAAAAAATTGGGATTTGATATAGTTAACTATGATAACTATGCTGCAGAAATTGAGTTTGGTGATGGAAATGAAGTTCTTGGAATACTAGGACATGTCGATGTAGTTCCTGAAGGAGAAGATTGGTTATATCCACCATATAGTGGAACTATTGTTGATGGAAAAATATTTGGAAGAGGAACTTTAGATGATAAAGGACCAGCTGTTATTTGTCTATACGCTATGAAAGCAATCAAAGATTCTGGAATAAAACTTAATAAAAAAGTTAGAATGATTTTAGGTGCTAATGAAGAAAATGGAAGTAACTGTATGAAGTATTATTTTAATACCATTAAAAGACCTCAACCTGAACTAGCTTTTACTCCAGATTCTTCATTTCCTGTAACATTTGCAGAAAAAGGTATTGTTCGTATAGCTATTAAAAAGAAATATAATAATATGAATGGTGTTCAAGTACAAGGTGGTAATGCTCTAAACTCAGTACCTCAAAAAACACACATGGTTCTTGAAAAAGACTATATAGAAAATTTTGAAGAAGCTTTAAATAAATATAACTCTACACATGAATTTAAAATTGAATGTGAATTAAAAGATGGTAAATATCATTTACTTTCTCTTGGAAAAGCAGCTCATGGATCAAGACCTGAAAAAGGTTATAACTCTGCTTCTGCTCTTTTCACATTTTTAAACACTGTTACTATTAAAAATAAAGATTTACATGATTTTATATCTTTCTTCAATAAATATCTAGGAATGGAAACAAATGGAAAATCTTTAGGTGTTGCTTTTCATGATGAAGAAAGTGGAAATTTAAGTCTAAACTTAGGAAAAGTTTCAATTGAAAATGGTAATGTTGAATTAGCTATTGATATGAGATGTCCAGTTACAATTTCTAATGATAAAATAATTGAAAATATTACAAATACTCTTGGAAATAATGCTGAAATCGAAATACTAAGTAATTCAAAAGCATTACATGTTGCTAAAGATACTTTCTTAGTTTCTACTTTAATGGAAGTATATCGTAAAAATACTGGTGATATTAAAAGTCAACCTGTTGCAATTGGTGGAGGTACATATGCAAGACAAGTAACTAATGGTGTTGCATTTGGAGCCTTATTATCATCACAAGAAGATAATATGCATCAAAAAAATGAATATCTTGAAATAGATAAAATAGACACATTATTAAAAATATATGTAGATGCTATATATGAACTTGCTAAATAA
- a CDS encoding cysteine-rich small domain-containing protein — MNNYKFINHKDCEFFPCHKTNKPEEFNCMFCYCPLYMLGEKCGGNFKYTPHGIKDCSNCNLPHIKEVGYDHIQKKMLEVIEIVQQEYLSKKEQEEKK, encoded by the coding sequence ATGAATAACTATAAATTTATAAATCATAAAGATTGTGAATTTTTTCCATGCCATAAAACAAACAAACCAGAAGAGTTTAACTGTATGTTTTGCTATTGTCCATTGTATATGTTAGGGGAAAAATGTGGAGGAAATTTTAAATATACTCCTCACGGAATAAAAGATTGTTCAAATTGTAATTTACCACATATTAAAGAAGTTGGATATGATCATATCCAAAAGAAGATGCTTGAAGTTATAGAAATAGTACAACAAGAATATTTAAGCAAAAAAGAACAAGAAGAGAAAAAATAA
- the sfsA gene encoding DNA/RNA nuclease SfsA, with the protein MKKILEIGKIEAGIFIDRPNRFIGNIQIGNEIVQCHIHDSGRIKELLYPGNTVGIKKVDKIGKRKTNWDLIYGMTQDGEKILLNSAYHRYISEYILKDKKICPFGALDSLKAEVKNGDSRLDFLGVQDKKNIWIEVKGVSLVENNIAMFPDAPSERAQKHLVELMKLKEKGDRAAVLLLVFRSAIKFRPRFETDIKFTKLFYEALQKGVEVYLMPLCLKDNAIYYDNKKIDIIDKKLLTI; encoded by the coding sequence ATGAAGAAAATATTGGAAATAGGAAAAATAGAAGCTGGAATATTTATAGATAGACCAAATAGATTTATAGGGAATATTCAAATTGGTAATGAGATTGTTCAATGTCATATACATGATTCAGGAAGGATAAAAGAACTACTATATCCTGGAAATACTGTTGGAATAAAAAAAGTAGATAAAATAGGTAAAAGAAAAACTAATTGGGATTTAATATATGGAATGACTCAAGATGGAGAAAAAATTTTGTTAAACTCTGCTTACCATAGATATATCTCTGAATATATTTTAAAAGATAAAAAGATTTGTCCCTTTGGGGCATTAGATAGTTTAAAAGCAGAAGTAAAAAATGGAGATAGCAGACTAGATTTTTTAGGAGTTCAAGATAAAAAAAATATCTGGATTGAAGTAAAAGGTGTGTCTTTAGTTGAAAATAATATCGCTATGTTTCCAGATGCACCTAGTGAACGTGCCCAAAAACATCTAGTAGAACTTATGAAATTGAAAGAAAAAGGAGATAGAGCAGCAGTACTTTTGTTGGTATTTAGAAGTGCTATAAAATTTAGACCAAGATTTGAAACTGATATTAAATTTACTAAGCTTTTTTATGAAGCATTACAAAAGGGAGTTGAAGTTTATTTAATGCCTTTATGTTTAAAAGATAATGCTATTTATTATGATAATAAAAAAATAGACATAATAGATAAAAAGTTATTAACTATATGA
- a CDS encoding RrF2 family transcriptional regulator has product MRIKNEIEYVIRILLYLTKYGNNRIVASNEISDAEAIPHLFSLRILKKLEKRGLVTIFKGARGGYKLTRPGSKITLRDAVESIEPIICIKDCINEPESCPLRRGNCAVNRAFSQIQNDFISKLEAVDFQTLADETYGD; this is encoded by the coding sequence ATGAGGATAAAAAATGAGATAGAGTATGTAATAAGAATATTATTATATTTAACAAAATACGGGAATAATAGAATTGTTGCATCCAATGAAATTTCTGATGCAGAGGCAATTCCACACTTATTCAGTTTAAGAATATTAAAAAAACTTGAAAAAAGAGGACTTGTTACAATATTTAAAGGTGCTAGAGGTGGATATAAACTAACTAGACCTGGATCAAAAATTACTTTAAGAGATGCAGTTGAATCAATAGAACCAATTATCTGTATAAAAGATTGTATAAATGAACCAGAATCTTGTCCATTAAGACGTGGAAATTGTGCTGTTAATAGAGCATTTTCACAAATTCAAAATGACTTTATTTCTAAACTTGAAGCAGTTGACTTTCAAACATTGGCAGATGAAACTTACGGTGATTAA
- a CDS encoding DUF1385 domain-containing protein has product MKEKLSIGGQAVIEGVMMRSPFFIATAVRKPSGEIVYKRTKISKKRSNLEKLPFIRGAVMLFDALTTGIKELTFSANQSEDKEEEQISQKEAVLTTIFSLGLGIALFVVIPSIIGSLLFQNDKVHANLVEAILRLLFFVLYIWLISFSKEVKRVYQYHGAEHKSIYAYEKGLELTPANAKQFTTLHPRCGTSFLLIVMLIAIIVFSTLDFIFPTPVTIVGKLSLKVGLRVLLMPLIAGISYEIQRYSAKHLDNIFVKILAMPGLWLQKITTKEPDMKQLEVAIVAIKASLGEIIENATEIDK; this is encoded by the coding sequence ATGAAAGAAAAATTAAGTATAGGTGGACAAGCAGTTATAGAAGGAGTAATGATGAGAAGTCCTTTTTTTATAGCTACAGCTGTAAGAAAACCTTCGGGAGAAATTGTTTATAAACGGACAAAAATTTCTAAAAAAAGAAGTAATCTAGAAAAACTTCCATTTATTAGAGGAGCTGTAATGCTATTTGATGCTTTGACAACAGGGATAAAAGAGTTAACATTTTCAGCAAATCAATCTGAAGATAAAGAGGAAGAACAAATATCTCAAAAAGAAGCAGTATTAACTACAATATTTTCTCTAGGACTTGGGATAGCATTATTTGTAGTTATACCTTCAATAATAGGAAGTTTACTATTTCAAAATGATAAAGTTCATGCCAATTTAGTTGAAGCTATTTTAAGATTGTTATTTTTTGTTTTATATATATGGCTAATTTCATTTTCAAAAGAGGTAAAAAGAGTATATCAATATCATGGAGCAGAGCATAAATCAATATATGCTTATGAAAAAGGCTTAGAACTGACACCTGCTAACGCAAAACAGTTTACGACTTTGCATCCAAGATGTGGAACAAGCTTTTTATTAATTGTTATGTTAATAGCTATAATTGTATTCTCAACTTTGGATTTTATTTTTCCTACACCTGTTACAATAGTAGGAAAACTTTCGTTAAAAGTAGGATTAAGGGTACTTTTAATGCCTCTAATAGCGGGGATTTCATATGAAATACAAAGATATAGTGCTAAACATTTAGATAATATTTTTGTCAAAATTTTAGCTATGCCAGGATTGTGGTTACAAAAAATTACCACTAAAGAGCCCGATATGAAACAATTAGAAGTAGCAATTGTGGCAATAAAAGCATCTTTAGGTGAAATTATTGAAAACGCCACCGAAATTGACAAATAA
- a CDS encoding GAF domain-containing SpoIIE family protein phosphatase has protein sequence MIYFIFILVVGLLLYYFKKREEDIAEEMMTILTSIRNKKKLESVPEILKDEYEDTIKNVIKQDLELENSIEELREYRKELEVTYNSLVTKSTQLEYSNQILERRVENLSNLNSLSRAVLSVLDLDSIINIILDAYFVLTGAKRISLYLWEEGNLINKKTKGECNFKEGVYYSEGEVENFTKKDYQDIYEQLSKRFVLAEDEVVVISPLVVKGKELGVIYVIEDKNKLIDLDEETISALVIQVSIAINNAQIYSELLIKERISNELDVAGRIQKKILPADVDEIFGLEIAQFFEPAKEIGGDYYDYTILNDHIFSITIADVSGKGVPAAFLMALGRSVLKTLTMTGEFAPNENLIELNKIIYSDITEDMFITMIHSKYDKKTKTLYYSNAGHNPLVVYRAKTDEVELHTVKGVAIGFLEDYKYRQGEIKLDKGDIVLLYTDGITEAENPRKEMFGLERLKEIVYKNKDKNPEQLKEVILDGINRFREDYGQTDDLTFVVLKNTI, from the coding sequence ATGATCTACTTTATTTTTATCCTCGTAGTAGGACTTCTTTTGTATTACTTTAAAAAAAGAGAAGAAGATATAGCAGAAGAAATGATGACAATTTTAACAAGTATAAGGAATAAGAAAAAATTAGAAAGTGTTCCAGAAATTTTAAAAGATGAGTATGAAGATACTATTAAAAACGTAATAAAACAAGATTTAGAACTAGAAAATTCAATAGAAGAATTAAGAGAATACAGAAAAGAATTAGAAGTTACATATAACTCATTGGTAACTAAATCTACACAGTTAGAATATAGTAACCAAATACTAGAAAGAAGAGTTGAAAACTTATCTAATTTAAATTCTCTATCAAGAGCTGTATTATCAGTATTAGATTTAGACAGTATTATTAATATTATCTTAGATGCTTATTTTGTCTTAACTGGAGCAAAAAGAATTTCTCTTTATTTATGGGAAGAAGGGAATCTTATAAATAAGAAAACTAAAGGTGAATGTAATTTTAAAGAGGGAGTTTATTATTCAGAAGGTGAAGTTGAAAATTTTACAAAAAAAGATTATCAAGATATATATGAACAACTATCTAAGAGGTTTGTTTTAGCTGAAGATGAAGTTGTAGTAATATCTCCTCTTGTAGTTAAAGGAAAAGAATTAGGTGTTATTTATGTAATAGAAGATAAAAATAAACTTATTGATCTTGATGAAGAAACAATATCTGCACTAGTAATTCAAGTTTCTATTGCTATTAATAATGCACAAATTTATTCAGAACTATTGATAAAAGAAAGAATATCTAATGAATTAGATGTTGCAGGTAGAATTCAAAAGAAAATTCTACCTGCTGATGTAGATGAAATTTTTGGTTTAGAAATTGCCCAATTTTTTGAGCCTGCAAAGGAAATAGGTGGAGACTACTATGACTATACAATTTTAAATGATCATATATTTTCTATAACTATTGCAGATGTAAGTGGAAAAGGTGTACCAGCTGCATTTTTAATGGCTTTAGGAAGATCAGTGTTAAAGACTCTGACAATGACAGGAGAATTTGCTCCAAATGAAAACTTAATTGAATTAAATAAAATTATTTATTCTGATATCACTGAAGATATGTTTATTACTATGATACACAGTAAATATGATAAGAAAACTAAAACTCTTTATTATTCTAATGCAGGACATAATCCTTTAGTTGTTTATAGAGCAAAAACTGATGAGGTTGAGCTTCATACAGTTAAAGGTGTTGCAATTGGATTTTTAGAAGACTATAAGTACAGACAAGGTGAAATAAAATTAGATAAGGGAGATATTGTACTTCTTTATACTGATGGTATTACAGAGGCTGAAAATCCACGTAAAGAAATGTTTGGATTAGAAAGATTAAAAGAAATAGTATATAAAAATAAAGACAAAAATCCAGAACAATTAAAAGAAGTTATTTTAGATGGAATCAATAGATTTAGAGAAGATTATGGACAAACAGATGATTTGACATTTGTTGTCTTAAAAAATACAATATAA
- the uvrC gene encoding excinuclease ABC subunit UvrC, translating to MVNKLFDIKKIDIPENPGVYLMKANNSIIYVGKAKNLKNRVSSYFNREHDSEKTKELVRHIEDIEFIICNSEIDALILENNLIKKYTPKYNILLKDEKTYPYIRISKEKFPNIKIIRTTKALDTKSGLYFGPYPFGAWNLKKILARVFKIRDCNRDMDKVYPRPCLKYYMKMCPGPCSFKDVYESYNQEVDKAKELLKGHSGEVIKKLNYDMENAAKEMNFEKAIIIREQLKEIKNAVITQVNEYGKDLDEDIFTYIREGDRIFICVLNIREGKVFGKISTNINIKNKIYSSLEEEIISAFYLKHPIPKAIVFQEFLEDKLDSIKILLENQTKRKVNFHFPKIKSRRKELLDMGILNLIKDVQTYYNKKNILEEGLHKIYTELKLKNFPRKIECFDISNIQGKDAVASMSVSVEGRASKKDYRKFKITCKDTPDDFAMMREAITRRYSKLPIHEFPDVILIDGGLGQINAVGEILKQIGKNDIADLLSLAKRDEEIYKYGESIPYKFSKDWEALKIFQRVRDEAHRFGITYHRKLRSERVISSELDKIDGVGEKRKKVLLKEFGSVAQIAKENVESLSKFVPKNVAENIVRALSK from the coding sequence GTGGTAAATAAGCTATTTGATATAAAGAAAATAGATATTCCAGAAAATCCTGGTGTATATTTAATGAAGGCTAATAATAGTATTATTTACGTTGGAAAAGCTAAAAATTTAAAAAATAGAGTATCATCTTATTTTAATAGAGAACATGATAGTGAAAAAACTAAAGAATTAGTAAGACACATAGAAGATATAGAATTTATAATTTGTAACAGTGAGATAGATGCACTTATTTTAGAAAACAATCTAATCAAAAAATATACACCAAAGTACAATATTCTTTTAAAAGATGAAAAAACGTATCCTTATATACGAATAAGTAAGGAAAAATTTCCAAATATAAAAATAATAAGAACAACAAAGGCATTAGATACAAAATCAGGGTTATATTTTGGACCTTATCCTTTTGGAGCATGGAATTTAAAAAAAATATTAGCTAGAGTATTTAAAATACGCGATTGCAATAGAGATATGGACAAGGTATATCCAAGGCCGTGTTTAAAGTATTATATGAAAATGTGTCCAGGACCATGTAGTTTTAAAGATGTATATGAAAGTTATAATCAAGAAGTCGATAAGGCTAAAGAACTGTTAAAAGGACATAGTGGCGAAGTAATAAAAAAATTAAATTATGATATGGAAAATGCTGCTAAAGAAATGAATTTTGAAAAAGCTATTATTATAAGAGAACAATTAAAAGAGATTAAAAATGCGGTAATAACTCAAGTAAATGAATATGGAAAAGATCTAGATGAGGATATATTTACATATATTCGCGAAGGAGATCGTATATTTATATGTGTATTAAATATAAGAGAAGGTAAAGTATTTGGAAAAATTTCAACAAATATTAATATAAAAAATAAAATTTATTCAAGTTTAGAAGAAGAAATAATTAGTGCTTTTTATTTAAAACATCCAATTCCTAAGGCTATAGTTTTTCAAGAATTTTTAGAGGATAAATTGGATAGTATTAAAATTTTATTGGAAAATCAAACCAAAAGAAAGGTTAACTTCCATTTTCCTAAGATTAAAAGCAGAAGAAAAGAATTGCTAGATATGGGAATCTTAAATTTAATAAAAGATGTGCAAACATATTATAATAAAAAGAATATACTAGAAGAGGGGCTACATAAAATATATACAGAATTGAAACTTAAAAATTTCCCTCGAAAAATTGAGTGCTTTGACATTTCAAATATTCAAGGAAAAGATGCAGTAGCTTCAATGAGTGTATCTGTTGAAGGTAGAGCCTCTAAAAAAGACTATAGAAAATTTAAAATAACTTGTAAGGATACACCAGATGATTTTGCAATGATGAGAGAAGCTATTACTAGAAGATATAGCAAGTTACCAATTCATGAATTTCCAGATGTTATATTAATAGATGGTGGATTAGGACAAATAAATGCAGTTGGAGAAATATTAAAACAAATTGGAAAAAATGATATTGCAGATTTATTGAGTCTTGCTAAACGTGATGAAGAAATATATAAATATGGAGAATCAATTCCGTATAAATTTTCTAAAGATTGGGAGGCATTAAAAATATTCCAACGTGTAAGAGATGAAGCACATAGATTTGGAATAACTTATCATAGAAAATTAAGAAGTGAAAGAGTAATATCATCAGAACTTGATAAAATAGATGGAGTTGGAGAGAAAAGGAAAAAAGTATTATTAAAAGAATTTGGATCTGTTGCTCAAATAGCAAAAGAAAATGTAGAAAGTCTCTCAAAATTTGTACCAAAAAATGTAGCAGAAAATATAGTAAGAGCATTAAGTAAGTAG
- the rapZ gene encoding RNase adapter RapZ gives MDKKKIVIVTGLSGSGKTTALNLLEDLGYYTIDNLPCEVGETFLNTSIEKIALGMDIRSFKKVDEFVDFLNKLKNNTEIEASIIFLEASKEVILNRYNLTRRKHPLEANTLLKSITKEIEIMSVIKELSTGIIDTSDNKPKELTWKLNTLLDLDGQIKAINIHIQSFGFKYGIPIDVDLVFDVRFLPNPYYIEELKMKSGLDKEVSDYVMGFDVTQEFYVKLISMLSFLIPLYIKEGKKHLTIGIGCSGGKHRSVAIAEALYKDASLVNNFNVYISHREKERNKW, from the coding sequence ATGGATAAGAAAAAAATAGTTATAGTAACAGGATTAAGTGGTAGTGGGAAGACAACAGCATTGAATTTACTAGAGGACTTGGGATACTATACAATTGACAATTTACCATGTGAAGTTGGAGAAACTTTTTTAAATACGTCAATTGAAAAAATTGCATTGGGTATGGACATTAGATCTTTTAAAAAAGTTGATGAATTTGTAGATTTTCTTAATAAATTAAAAAATAATACTGAAATTGAAGCATCAATTATATTTTTAGAAGCATCTAAAGAAGTAATATTAAATAGATATAATCTAACAAGAAGAAAGCATCCTTTAGAAGCTAATACTTTATTGAAAAGTATTACAAAAGAGATTGAAATTATGAGTGTGATAAAAGAGTTATCAACTGGAATAATTGATACAAGTGATAACAAACCTAAAGAATTGACTTGGAAACTCAATACGTTGTTAGATCTTGATGGACAGATAAAAGCAATTAATATTCATATTCAATCTTTTGGATTTAAGTATGGGATTCCAATAGATGTTGATCTTGTTTTTGATGTGAGATTTTTGCCAAATCCTTATTATATAGAAGAGTTAAAAATGAAATCTGGTTTGGATAAGGAAGTATCAGATTATGTTATGGGATTTGATGTAACACAAGAATTTTATGTTAAATTGATATCAATGTTAAGTTTCTTAATACCTTTATATATAAAAGAGGGTAAAAAACATTTAACTATTGGAATAGGCTGCAGTGGTGGAAAACATAGATCGGTAGCTATAGCGGAAGCTTTGTATAAAGATGCAAGTTTAGTTAATAATTTTAATGTTTATATAAGCCATAGAGAGAAAGAGAGAAATAAGTGGTAA